From the Buchnera aphidicola (Macrosiphum euphorbiae) genome, the window AGTTTATTTTTATAATTTATATAATTAAAAAAGTCAATTTCATTTATTATACCTAGAAATGCTAAATCCATTTTTTCTGTAAGCATATTATAAAAGATAGAGTTTAAAAAACATTATAAGTAAAATGAATGTTCTGAAAAAAGTAATATCTAATAAACAATAACTATTAATTAGTATAGTGTTTTTTATCAGTATAAAAATAGATATAACATAAAAATATTAGATATCTAAAATTATAGATTCTTGTATTTTAATTTTATTAATATAAGAAAATAAGAATTTATTTTCAATTTATATAATCAAATTTTATATAATTAACTCCTTTATATGTGAGTTTAATGTATTAAACGAGTTATTAACTCTAGTCCATCATTTTAAAAAAATATTTTTATTTTTTTTGCAAACTATAATTTTTTAAAATTACATTGTTCTATAGAAAAATAAAATATGATTCTAACTGTAAAATAATAAAAATATTTTTAAAAAAATTGATATTAAAATTAATAAATAAAAATATTTTTTAACTTATAACAAATACTTTAGTTTTAAACAAACCTTGATAATATTTAAAAAATAGGATTTTTTGTGAAATTGTTTAATCAATTAAGATGGTTTTTCGTACGAGAATGGAAAAGATATCTAGGGGCAATTTTATTATTAATAATAATTGCCGTTCTACAATTATTACCACCTAAAATAGTTGGTATTTTAATAGACTTAATTATAAAAAGAAATCTGCACGGTTTACAAGTATTACCATATATTTCGATTATTCTCTTAGTTGCTATAATTGTATATATATTACGTTGTTTATGGAGGATACTATTATTTGGTGCTTCTTATCAATTAGCTACAGAACTTCGAGTAAAATTGTATTCCTACCTTAGTCAACAAAGTCAAATATTTTTTTTAAAAAATAGAACTGGAGATTTAATAGCTAGAGCAACTAACGATGTCGATCGTGTTGTTTTTGCTGCAGGAGAAGGTGTTTTAACATTTGTCGATTCATTAGTTATGGGTTGTTCTGTTTTAATAGTTATGAGTATGCAAATTAGTTTTTTATTAACAATAATTGCTTTAATACCTATGCCGATTATGGCTATATTAATAAAAAAATACGGAAAAGAATTACACGAAAATTTTCGTCATGCTCAAATTTCTTTTTCTTTACTAAATAATCAGACACAAGAGATACTAACAAGCATTCGCATGATTAGAGCTTTTGGATTAGAAAAAAATCAATCAAGTAAATTCAATATTATTGTAACTGATACAGGAAAAAAAAACATGGAAGTAGCTAAAATAGATGCTCGTTTTGATCCAGTGATTTATTTATCAGTAGCCTTTTCTAATTTATTAGCTATTATAGGCGGAGGATGGCTAGTATGGAATAATCAGATTACTATAGGACAACTGACTAGCTTTATAATGTACCTTGGATTAATGATTTGGCCAATGTTAGCACTTGCATGGATGTTTAATATAGTTGAAAGAGGAAGTGCAGCTTGGGATAGAATATATTCTATTATAAATAAAGAGTTATATATTAAAGATGGAAATAAAACAATTCCACTATCTCCTGGTATATTAAGTATTAAAATTAAAAAATTTTATTATCCTGATAATCAAATCCCATCGCTAAAAAATATAAATATTCTTCTAAAACCCGGTAATACTCTAGGTATTTGCGGTCCTACAGGATCTGGAAAAAGTACTCTTTTAAAACTTATTCAACGACAATTTAATTTTGATAAAAAAGAGATTTTTTATCATTCTTTATCATTATTAGAACTAAAAATTGATGATTGGAGAAGTCGAATTGCAGTTGTAAATCAAACTTCTTTTTTATTTTCAGAAAGTATAGCTAATAATATTGCTCTAGGAAAAACTAATGCATCTCAAAAAGAAATTGAAACAGCAGCAAAATTAGCTGATGTACATAAAGATATTCTCTATTTACCAGAAAAATATGAAACTCAAGTAGGAGAACGTGGCGTAATGTTATCTGGTGGTCAAAAACAGCGTATTTGCATAGCACGAGCATTATTATTAAATACAGAGATATTAATACTAGATAATGCGCTTTCTGCCGTTGATTCTCAAACTGAGAATAATATATTAAGAAATATTAACAAATGGAAAAAAAAGGGACATTCATTAATTATTACAGCACATCGTCTATCTGCATTAATTAATGCAGACGAAATTATAGTAATAAAAGATGGTTCAATCATACAGAGAGGAGATCATTTAAAACTAATTCAAGAAGAAAATTGGTATAAATCTATGTCCCATTATCAAAAATTAGAAGTTGAACTTGAGGATAACTAAAAACAGGTGAAAAAAATTTATAATATGGATCATTTAATTGAGTTTTGGCCAATTTTAAAACGTTTGTTAATATATGTAAAACCTTATAAAAAACAATTAACTTTAGCATTTATTTTACTTTTAAGTGGATCAATATCAGAAGTTTTAGGGCCCATTTTGATAAGTTATTTTATTAATAATATTTTATCTAAACATCAGTTACATTTATTAACAATATTAACTATAATTATGTTGTTCATAATATTACAAATATTATCAGTTTTTATGAATTACTTTCAAAGTATTTTATTTAATAAAATAGCAGTAAAAAGTATTAATAAATTGCGTCAAGATGTTATGTATTCTGCATTAAGACAACCTATCAGTGAATTTGATTCTCAACCTATTGGACAAATGATTTCAAAAGTAACTAACGATACTGAAGCAGTTAAAGAATTGTATGATACTGTAGCACCTACATTATTTCGTAGTATACTATTAATTTTTATTATATTATTTGCAATGTTTATTCTTGAATGGCATATGGCAATTGTAGCGTTGTTCATTTTACCATTAGTTATTATACTTATGTTAATTTATCAGTATTATAGTACTCCACTCTTACGGCAAGTAAGATACTACCTAGCTGATATTAATAATAAATTCAATGAGACTATTAATGGAATGAATGTAATTCAACAATTCCGTCAACAACGTAGATTTGAACAAAAAATAAAAAAAAGTAGTCATTTACATTATATGTCACGCATGAAAATATTAAGATTAGATGGTTTTTTATTGAGACCACTACTTAGTTTATTATCTGCTGTCATATTATGCAACTTTATGCTCTTATTTAGTTTTTTTCCCATTGGAGCATTTGAAGTAGGTATATTATATGCATTTATTACTTATCTTGGAAGGCTGAATGAACCTTTAATTGCTATTACTATTCAGCAATCAGTATTGCAACAATCTATTGTTGCAGGAGAAAGAATTTTTTCACTTATAGATTCACCAAAACAAAAATACGGGAAAAGTAAAGAACTTTTAAAAAGTGGGAAAATAAATATTAAAAATATTAGTTTTAATTATAAAAACCGTAAAAAAAATATACTAGAAAACATTAATATTGATATTGCTTCTAAAAGTTTTGTTGCGTTTGTGGGGCATACTGGTAGTGGAAAAAGTACTTTAGCTAATTTACTAATGGGGTATTATCCTTTAAAAAATGGAAAAATATATTTAGATGATAGGCCTATTGATTCAATAAGTCATTGTGTTTTAAGGCAAAATATATTAATGGTACAACAAGATCCAATAGTGCTCTCAGACACTGTTTTATATAATGTTACTTTGGGAAGAAAAATATCTGAAGAAAAAGTTTGGAAAATATTAGATACAGTTCATCTTTCATATTTAGTAAAATCTATGCCAAAAGGTGTATATTCTCTATTAGGAGAAGAAGGTAATAATTTATCTGTTGGTCAAAAACAATTACTAGCTATTGCTAGAATACTCGTCGCATATCCTAAAGTACTTATATTAGATGAAGCTACTGCGAACATTGATTCTGGTACAGAACAACTAATTCAAAAAACATTATTATCGATACGGAAAAATTGTACATTAATAGTAATTGCTCATAGACTTTCAACAATTGTTGAAGCAGATTTAATTGTAGTTTTAAAGAAAGGAAAAGTGATTGAACTTGGAACACATAAACAATTATTAGATAAAAAAAATTGCTATTGGAAAATGTATAAATTTCAATCATCTAAGTTTTAAGAGTTTCTGTTAGCTGTATCAGAACACCTGTATCAACTGATATGGCTGCTTCCTTCCGAATCTGACCAAGTATTCAATATTACAGTGTTTGGAGCTAACAGAAAACTCTATAATATATTTTTTTTAATAAAAAAAATTAGAATTTCTATTCTATAGAACAAATTTGTAATTTACAACTAATATTTACAGTTAAATTTTATATTCTGAAAAATATTCATAAAATAAATAACAGTGCTTTCATAACACAATAAATATTGATAGCATAATAGTCTTTTAATAAAATATTATAAAATTTATATGAATTATCAAATATTAGCACGAAAATGGCGTCCACAATATTTTAAAGATGTAATAGGTCAAAAACATATTATAACTGCTATAACTAATGGATTATCGCTCGGCCGTATTCATCACGCATGGTTACTATCTGGAACTAGAGGAATTGGAAAAACAACAATTGCTCGATTACTTGCTAAAAGTTTAAATTGTCAGAATGGTATCACATCAAATTCTTGTGGAAAATGTATTATTTGTAAAGAAATAGAAAAAGGATACTGTTTAGATGTACTTGAAATAGACGGAGCCTCGCGTACTAAAGTAGAAGACATGCGAGAAATCTTAGATAATATACATTATGCTCCTACTAAAAGCCGTTTTAAAGTATATATAATTGATGAAGTACACATGCTTTCTCGTCATAGTTTTAATGCACTTCTTAAAACACTTGAGGAGCCTCCTGAACATATAAAATTTGTTTTAGCAACAACAGATATAGATCGGATCCCTAAAACTATTATTTCTCGTTGTCTATATTTTAAATTACAGATGATATCTGAAGAGAAAATTTTCAATTTTTTAAAATATATTTTAATTAAAGAATCTATTAATACTGATGTATATTCTTTAAAAAAAATTTCTTATCATGCCAAAGGCAGTATACGAGATGCACTTAATTTGCTGGAACATGCTATAAATCTCGGAAACGGTCAGATTTGTATAAAAAACGTAATAGAAATGTTAGGTATCCCACCTGAAAAATACTCTTTTCTATTAACTGATGCAGTTTTAAAAAAAGATTCAAAAAAAATAATGTTATTATTAAATAAAATAAGTAGTATAGGAGTAGAATGGGAGGAGGTTTTAATAGAAATGTTACGTTTTTTATATCATATTTCTGTATCACAATCCTTTCCATTAATATGGGAGAAATTTTTCACCGAAAAATACAAGTTTTATATTCAAAAAATATCTAAAAATATTAACAAAAAAAACGTTCAATTGTGTTATCAAATATTATTAAATGGAAGAAAAGAACTAAAATTTGCTCCAAGTCAAAAAATAGGAGTAGAAATGTCTTTATTACGTGCAATCACTACAATAAAAAAAAATGAATAATATAACAAATTTATTATTAAAAAATAAAAATGAACTTTTTGAAAATAAAAAAAAAATAATATCTTTAGAACAGAAAGAAAATAAAAAAAATATCTATATACAAATAATAAATTTGATATCTAAAAAAAATAATTATCAGTCAAAAAGTTTAAAAAATAAAAATATAACAATAAAATTACAAGAAACAATTAAAAAGATAGATCCTTGGTATAAAAAAATATGTAAATTAAAAACCCTAACAGGAAATGCAAAAAAATTAGCCATGCATACTTCATATAAAAATACTTTAACATGTTGGTATATATATCTAAATGATAAAAAAAAACATCTAATACAGAATAATGCATGGATAATTTTAAAAAAAGAACTTCATAAAATAACTAAAAAAAAAATTCAATTAATTACAGAAAAAAAGATAAATATATTAACTCCTTATGAATGGTTTCATAAAATATATGAAGAAAGAATATTCAAAGAATATTCATTATTACAAAAAGATCCTAACATTAAAGTATTAAAAAAATTTTTTAATATAGACTTTGCAAAACATAATATCAATCTAATCTAAATAAAATAAAAAGTATTATTTTTATATCACAAAAAGAGAGATCAAAAAATATGTTTACTAAAAGTGGTTTAGGTAATTTAATGAAACAAGCACAACAAATGCAAGAAAAAATGGCAAAAATACAAGAAGAAATAGCTCAAATGGAAGTAACAGGAGAAGCAGGAGCTGGATTAGTAAAAGTAACTATCAATGGAGCTCATAATTGTAGACGTGTTGAAGTAGATCCTAGTTTGCTTCAAGACGATAAAGATATGCTAGAAGATTTAGCAGCAGCTGCATTTAATGATGCTACGAGAAGAATCTCTGAAGTACAAAAAAAGAAGATGTCTGCTATATCTACAGGAATGCAATTACCAACTGGATTCAATCTTCCTGTTTGAAAAATACTAAAAACAATATAAAGTAAAAATATTATATTAATAAATTATTGTAAATTTATTTAAAAATACTTTTTTCACTATAAACGTAATTCTATTAAAAAATTACTTTTTGTCTTTTAAAAAATCACTTTTATTGTTAATTTAAAAAGAGGTATCTATATGAAAACACAAAAAAAAGAAGTTTACAATTTTCAATCGGAAGTAAAACAATTATTGCATTTGATGATTCATTCACTATATTCAAATAAAGAAATTTTTCTTAGAGAACTAATATCCAATTCATCTGATGCTATAGATAAGCTAAGATTTGAATCTATATCATCACCAGAATTATATGAAAACAATAGTGATCTAAAAATTCAAATATCTATTAATAAAGCACAAAAAACATTAACTATTAGTGATAATGGTATTGGAATGACTAAACAAGATGCTATTGAAAATCTTGGTACTATTGCTAAATCAGGAACAAAATCATTTCTTCAATCTCTAGAAAAAAAACAAAATAAAAAAAATGAATTAATTGGTGAATTTGGAGTTGGTTTTTATTCATCTTTTATTGTATCAGAAAAAGTATTAGTAAGAACTAGATTTGCTGGATCACAATCTAATGAAGGAACATTATGGGAGT encodes:
- a CDS encoding SmdA family multidrug ABC transporter permease/ATP-binding protein; the encoded protein is MKLFNQLRWFFVREWKRYLGAILLLIIIAVLQLLPPKIVGILIDLIIKRNLHGLQVLPYISIILLVAIIVYILRCLWRILLFGASYQLATELRVKLYSYLSQQSQIFFLKNRTGDLIARATNDVDRVVFAAGEGVLTFVDSLVMGCSVLIVMSMQISFLLTIIALIPMPIMAILIKKYGKELHENFRHAQISFSLLNNQTQEILTSIRMIRAFGLEKNQSSKFNIIVTDTGKKNMEVAKIDARFDPVIYLSVAFSNLLAIIGGGWLVWNNQITIGQLTSFIMYLGLMIWPMLALAWMFNIVERGSAAWDRIYSIINKELYIKDGNKTIPLSPGILSIKIKKFYYPDNQIPSLKNINILLKPGNTLGICGPTGSGKSTLLKLIQRQFNFDKKEIFYHSLSLLELKIDDWRSRIAVVNQTSFLFSESIANNIALGKTNASQKEIETAAKLADVHKDILYLPEKYETQVGERGVMLSGGQKQRICIARALLLNTEILILDNALSAVDSQTENNILRNINKWKKKGHSLIITAHRLSALINADEIIVIKDGSIIQRGDHLKLIQEENWYKSMSHYQKLEVELEDN
- a CDS encoding SmdB family multidrug efflux ABC transporter permease/ATP-binding protein — encoded protein: MDHLIEFWPILKRLLIYVKPYKKQLTLAFILLLSGSISEVLGPILISYFINNILSKHQLHLLTILTIIMLFIILQILSVFMNYFQSILFNKIAVKSINKLRQDVMYSALRQPISEFDSQPIGQMISKVTNDTEAVKELYDTVAPTLFRSILLIFIILFAMFILEWHMAIVALFILPLVIILMLIYQYYSTPLLRQVRYYLADINNKFNETINGMNVIQQFRQQRRFEQKIKKSSHLHYMSRMKILRLDGFLLRPLLSLLSAVILCNFMLLFSFFPIGAFEVGILYAFITYLGRLNEPLIAITIQQSVLQQSIVAGERIFSLIDSPKQKYGKSKELLKSGKINIKNISFNYKNRKKNILENINIDIASKSFVAFVGHTGSGKSTLANLLMGYYPLKNGKIYLDDRPIDSISHCVLRQNILMVQQDPIVLSDTVLYNVTLGRKISEEKVWKILDTVHLSYLVKSMPKGVYSLLGEEGNNLSVGQKQLLAIARILVAYPKVLILDEATANIDSGTEQLIQKTLLSIRKNCTLIVIAHRLSTIVEADLIVVLKKGKVIELGTHKQLLDKKNCYWKMYKFQSSKF
- the dnaX gene encoding DNA polymerase III subunit gamma/tau: MNYQILARKWRPQYFKDVIGQKHIITAITNGLSLGRIHHAWLLSGTRGIGKTTIARLLAKSLNCQNGITSNSCGKCIICKEIEKGYCLDVLEIDGASRTKVEDMREILDNIHYAPTKSRFKVYIIDEVHMLSRHSFNALLKTLEEPPEHIKFVLATTDIDRIPKTIISRCLYFKLQMISEEKIFNFLKYILIKESINTDVYSLKKISYHAKGSIRDALNLLEHAINLGNGQICIKNVIEMLGIPPEKYSFLLTDAVLKKDSKKIMLLLNKISSIGVEWEEVLIEMLRFLYHISVSQSFPLIWEKFFTEKYKFYIQKISKNINKKNVQLCYQILLNGRKELKFAPSQKIGVEMSLLRAITTIKKNE
- a CDS encoding DNA polymerase III subunit gamma/tau C-terminal domain-containing protein, producing the protein MNNITNLLLKNKNELFENKKKIISLEQKENKKNIYIQIINLISKKNNYQSKSLKNKNITIKLQETIKKIDPWYKKICKLKTLTGNAKKLAMHTSYKNTLTCWYIYLNDKKKHLIQNNAWIILKKELHKITKKKIQLITEKKINILTPYEWFHKIYEERIFKEYSLLQKDPNIKVLKKFFNIDFAKHNINLI
- a CDS encoding YbaB/EbfC family nucleoid-associated protein; protein product: MFTKSGLGNLMKQAQQMQEKMAKIQEEIAQMEVTGEAGAGLVKVTINGAHNCRRVEVDPSLLQDDKDMLEDLAAAAFNDATRRISEVQKKKMSAISTGMQLPTGFNLPV